A part of Pseudochaenichthys georgianus chromosome 23, fPseGeo1.2, whole genome shotgun sequence genomic DNA contains:
- the LOC139432948 gene encoding flagellar attachment zone protein 1-like → MEIAQKREGRAVVQPENKQDDDMMENSERFTELQGKYDALLKTSETHEVKNHCLQMDFNTFRAKCKLLNRKIDIIQEDKDNLDQKYHDMIRENIKIHKNQQETHLASIIVLEGIITTCQEEITGQQENIKVLQTQNNGLQEDIKTVRVQNSGLQEVIKTVRVQNSGLQEDNETLRVQNSGLQEVIKTVRVQNRGLQEIVRPLQGQNDGLQENMLRLRAENNELKEHLRTPISNTSHDALEGYNNMHQKYHDMIRESITIHKNQQETHLASIIVLEEIITTCQEEITGQQENIKVLQTQNNGLKEDIKTVRVQNNGLQEDIKTVRVQNNGLQEDIKTVRVQNNGLQEDIKTVRVQNNGLQEDIKTVRVQNNGLQEDNKTVRVQNSGLQEDIKTVRVQNNGLQEDIKTVRVQNSGLQEDIKIVRVQNSGLQEDIKTVRNNGLQEDIKTVRVQNNGLQEDIKTVRVQNSGLQEDIKTVRVQNNGLQEDIKTVRVQNNGLQEDIKTVRVQNNGLQEDIKTVRVQNNGLQEDNKTVRVQNSGLQEDIKTVRVQNNGLQEDIKTVRVQNSGLQEDIKIVRVQNSGLQEDIKTVQVQNNGLQEDIKTVRVQNNGLQEDIKTVRVQNNGLQEDIKTVRVQNSGLQEDIKKVQGQNDGLQENMLRLRAKNNDLKEIKVTLLEQSNRYREYIKTVHIKNNNLKENQQTVQGKNNGLQAREQTVETQSNALNEMSRTNANERPTEHSGTQKKPTFWKKVKGFFERKDQFPIVPAHHVSSDQPENIEPGCSSWI, encoded by the exons ATGGAAATAGCTCAGAAAAGGGAGGGTAGGGCTGTCGTCCAGCCAGAAAACAAGCAAGATGATGACATGATGGAGAACTCTGAGAGATTCACTGAACTGCAGGGAAAATATGACGCCCTTCTGAAAACCAGTGAAACACACGAGGTGAAGAACCATTGTCTACAGATGGACTTCAACACTTTCAGGGCAAAGTGCAAATTACTGAATCGTAAAATTGACATAATTCAGGAAGACAAAGACAATCTGGATCAGAAGTATCACGACATGATCAGGGAGAACATTAAAATCCATAAGAACCAACAAGAGACGCATCTGGCAAGTATCATTGTACTGGAGGGGATTATTACAACATGCCAGGAAGAAATCACTGGACAACAAGAAAACATAAAAGTTCTCCAGACGCAGAACAATGGACTGCAAGAGGACATTAAAACAGTCCGGGTGCAGAACAGTGGACtgcaagaggtcattaaaacAGTCCGGGTGCAGAACAGTGGTCTCCAAGAGGACAATGAAACCCTTCGGGTGCAGAACAGTGGTCTCCAAGAGGTCATTAAAACAGTCCGGGTACAGAACCGTGGTCTCCAAGAGATCGTGAGACCACTCCAGGGACAGAACGATGGACTACAAGAGAACATGTTAAGGCTTCGGGCAGAGAACAATGAACTCAAGGAGCACCTCAGAACCCCCATTAGCAACACATCACATGATGCTCTCGAGGGTTACAATAACATGCATCAGAAGTATCACGACATGATCAGGGAGAGCATTACAATCCATAAGAACCAACAAGAGACGCATCTGGCAAGTATCATTGTACTGGAGGAGATTATTACAACATGCCAGGAAGAAATCACTGGACAACAAGAAAACATAAAAGTTCTCCAGACGCAGAACAATGGACTGAAAGAGGACATTAAAACAGTCCGGGTGCAGAACAATGGACTGCAAGAGGACATTAAAACAGTCCGGGTACAGAATAATGGACTGCAAGAGGACATTAAAACAGTCCGGGTGCAGAACAATGGACTGCAAGAGGACATTAAAACAGTCCGGGTGCAGAACAATGGACTGCAAGAGGACATTAAAACAGTCCGGGTACAGAACAATGGACTGCAAGAGGACAATAAAACAGTCCGGGTGCAGAACAGTGGACTGCAAGAGGACATTAAAACAGTCAGGGTGCAGAACAATGGACTGCAAGAGGACATTAAAACAGTCCGGGTGCAGAACAGTGGACTGCAAGAGGACATTAAAATAGTCCGGGTGCAGAACAGTGGACTGCAAGAGGACATTAAAACAGTCCGG AACAATGGACTGCAAGAGGACATTAAAACAGTCCGGGTACAGAACAATGGACTGCAAGAGGACATTAAAACAGTCCGGGTGCAGAACAGTGGACTGCAAGAGGACATTAAAACAGTCCGGGTACAGAACAATGGACTGCAAGAGGACATTAAAACAGTCCGGGTGCAGAACAATGGACTGCAAGAGGACATTAAAACAGTCCGGGTGCAGAACAATGGACTGCAAGAGGACATTAAAACAGTCCGGGTACAGAACAATGGACTGCAAGAGGACAATAAAACAGTCCGGGTGCAGAACAGTGGACTGCAAGAGGACATTAAAACAGTCAGGGTGCAGAACAATGGACTGCAAGAGGACATTAAAACAGTCCGGGTGCAGAACAGTGGACTGCAAGAGGACATTAAAATAGTCCGGGTGCAGAACAGTGGACTGCAAGAGGACATTAAAACAGTCCAGGTGCAGAACAATGGACTGCAAGAGGACATTAAAACAGTCCGGGTGCAGAACAATGGACTGCAAGAGGACATTAAAACAGTCCGGGTACAGAACAATGGACTGCAAGAGGACATTAAAACAGTCCGGGTGCAGAACAGTGGACTGCAAGAGGACATTAAAAAAGTCCAGGGGCAGAACGATGGACTGCAAGAGAACATGTTAAGGCTTCGGGCAAAGAACAATGACCTCAAGGAGATTAAAGTCACTCTTCTGGAACAGAGCAATAGGTACAGGGAGTACATTAAAACAGTCCACATAAAGAACAACAACCTCAAAGAGAACCAGCAAACAGTCCAGGGTAAGAACAACGGACTCCAGGCTAGAGAACAAACAGTCGAGACACAGAGCAATGCACTCAATGAGATGTCTAGAACCAACGCTAACGAACGTCCCACTGAGCATTCCGGCACACAGAAGAAGCCTACATTCTGGAAAAAAGTCAAGGGGTTCTTTGAGAGGAAAGACCAGTTCCCAATTGTCCCGGCGCATCATGTGTCGAGCGACCAGCCGGAGAACATCGAGCCCGGATGTTCTTCATGGATTTAG